One part of the Humulus lupulus chromosome 9, drHumLupu1.1, whole genome shotgun sequence genome encodes these proteins:
- the LOC133801122 gene encoding uncharacterized protein At4g19900-like, with protein sequence MGRISKAMQESRLHSQATKLRILSVVSIAVGLLFIVFSDGLMFTTSFNKDRDVSTSSQVLIIKAAIFKRSTPHLYSVQDDQTDEKDRKTMIVNPFVPPFNATQGERIAWFQKKLPELKIFKSDKVSRKFHSRVLQFFDPGCEVRVFMTWISPATSFGSREFLAVESLFKTHPKGCLMILSRTLDSVRGYRVLKPLIDSRFKVQAVTPDLSFLLNDTPAEAWLNDIKKGNKDPGEIPLAQNLSNLMRLAVLYKYGGVYLDTDFVVLKPLTGLRNSIGAQSIDVGSKNWTRLNNAVLIFDMNHPLLLKFLEEFASTFDGNKWGFNGPYLVSRVVRRIETETPGLNFTVLPPMAFYPVDWTKIGGLFQKPVTEAQFKWVTAKLRQLSGETYGLHLWNKQSSKLLIEEGSIIGKLISDHCIFCINVYSSKKKLLR encoded by the coding sequence ATGGGCAGAATCTCCAAGGCCATGCAAGAGTCCCGGCTCCATAGCCAAGCAACCAAGCTCAGAATCTTATCAGTCGTTTCAATTGCCGTAGGATTACTCTTCATCGTTTTCTCAGATGGTTTGATGTTCACTACTTCTtttaataaagatagagatgTCAGTACTTCTTCTCAGGTTCTAATAATCAAGGCTGCTATTTTCAAACGCAGTACTCCTCATCTGTATTCCGTACAAGACGATCAAACCGACGAAAAAGATAGAAAAACGATGATTGTTAATCCCTTTGTTCCACCCTTCAACGCCACACAGGGAGAAAGAATAGCTTGGTTTCAGAAAAAGTTGCCGGAGCTCAAGATTTTCAAGTCGGATAAAGTGTCCCGGAAATTCCACAGCCGGGTTCTGCAGTTCTTCGACCCGGGTTGCGAAGTTCGGGTCTTCATGACGTGGATTTCTCCGGCGACGTCGTTTGGCAGCCGGGAATTCTTGGCTGTTGAGAGTCTCTTTAAAACTCATCCGAAAGGGTGTTTGATGATTCTGTCGAGAACTCTCGACTCCGTCAGAGGTTACAGAGTCCTTAAACCTCTCATCGATAGTCGTTTCAAGGTTCAAGCGGTGACACCTGACTTGTCGTTTTTGTTAAACGACACTCCGGCGGAGGCTTGGTTGAACGACATTAAAAAAGGGAATAAGGATCCCGGCGAGATCCCTTTGGCTCAGAACTTGTCTAATCTTATGAGACTCGCAGTTTTGTACAAATACGGCGGCGTTTACTTAGACACGGATTTCGTCGTTTTGAAGCCTTTAACTGGGTTGAGAAACTCGATTGGAGCACAAAGTATCGATGTGGGATCAAAAAACTGGACGAGATTGAACAACGCCGTTTTGATCTTTGATATGAACCATCCACTTCTGTTGAAGTTCTTGGAGGAATTCGCTTCGACTTTTGATGGGAACAAGTGGGGGTTTAATGGGCCTTACTTGGTCTCTAGAGTGGTCCGTAGAATAGAGACAGAAACTCCTGGACTCAACTTTACAGTCCTACCTCCTATGGCCTTTTATCCAGTGGACTGGACTAAGATTGGTGGGCTGTTTCAGAAGCCCGTAACTGAGGCCCAATTTAAATGGGTGACAGCCAAGCTGCGCCAGCTCAGTGGAGAGACTTATGGGCTTCACCTATGGAATAAGCAAAGTAGCAAATTGTTGATTGAAGAAGGTAGCATTATTGGGAAATTAATCTCAGACCACTGCATCTTTTGTATAAATGTTTATAGTTCTAAAAAGAAACTTTTACGGTGA
- the LOC133801123 gene encoding small ribosomal subunit protein bTHXc: MASLLLGALPIPSQSLGLTNSRISFSQSESLATSLPSANARISLSAITTPPPVPSVYCGRGDKKTERGKRFNHSYGNARPRNKNKGRGPPRVPVPQAPPKIDKFDNDEKIKIDIDESFDG; encoded by the exons ATGGCGTCGCTCTTACTGGGAGCTCTTCCAATCCCCTCTCAGTCCCTCGGTCTCACCAACTCTCGAATTTCATTCTCTCAATCCGAGTCCCTAGCCACGTCGCTTCCTTCGGCCAATGCTCGGATTTCACTCTCCGCCATCACAACTCCTCCACCAGTCCCTTCAG TGTATTGTGGTAGAGGAGATAAGAAAACCGAAAGAGGAAAGCGTTTCAATCACTCTTATGGCAAT gcGAGGCCTCGGAACAAGAACAAAGGCAGAGGACCACCGAGGGTGCCGGTTCCTCAAGCTCCGCCAAAGATAGATAAGTTTGATAATGATGAGAAAATCAAGATTGATATCGATGAGTCCTTTGATGgttaa